In Gammaproteobacteria bacterium, the genomic stretch CGCGGCGCGCGTCGCGGCGGCGCTGCCGGCGGGCGCGGCGCCGGCGCCGCTGCCGCCGCTGCGCGACATCACCGCGCCGCGCGAGATACGGGTGCCGTTCAAGTCGGCGCAGGCGCATGTGTTCATGGGCCAGCCCGCCGTCGCCCATGACCACGCCGATTTCTTTCCGCTTTATCTCGGCAACCACATTCTCGGCGGCAGCGGCTTCGGCTCGCGCCTGATTGAGACGGTGCGCGTCGCCAACGGCTATGCATACAGCATCTGGAGTTATTTTGTGCACCGCCGCGAGCGCGGCGCCTTTGTGGTCGGCTTCGAGACGCGCGCCGACCAGGCCGAAGACGCCATCGCGCTGACGCGCAATGTCATCGCCGAGTTCAAGCGCAACGGGCCGCAAGACGAGGAACTGGCGCTGGCGAAGGACAATGTGCAGGGCGGCTTTCCGATTCGCACCAGCGACAACGGGAAGATTCTCGACTGGGTGACGCGCATCGCCGTCCACCGCCTGGATCTTGATTTTCTCGACACCTTCGTCGGCAAGGTGCGCCAGGTTGAAAAGGATGACATTGTGCGCGCGTTCCGCAATCGCATTGCCGACGATTTGACCGTGGTCGTCGTCGGCGGCTGAGCCGCGCCGATGCCGCGCACGCCGCCGGGCAAAGTCCGCATCATCGCGGGCGACTGGCGCGGACGCCATCTTGAGTTTGCCGACGAACCGCATCTGCGGCCAACGCCGGACCGCGTCCGCGAGACATTGTTCAACTGGCTGCAACCGGCGATTGACGGCGCGGTTTGTCTCGACCTGTTCGCCGGCAGCGGCGCGCTCGGCTTTGAAGCGCTGTCGCGCGGCGCCGCGCACGCCACGCTGGTGGACGCCGACGCGCGCGTGTGCGCGCAGATACGCCGCGAGGCGAAACGCTTCGGCGCACACGGCATTGAAGTGGTGCACGACAGCGCCGAACGCTTTATTGCGAACGCCGGTGCTGCACGCGGCATTGAGGCCGCGCACGACAGCGCCGAATACTTTTCCGCGAACGCCGGCGCCGCGCGCGCCTGCGATATTGTTTTTCTCGACCCGCCGTTTGCCTCTGACCTGCTCGCGGAAACCTGCCGTTTGCTGGACGGGTGCGGCGGGCTGATTCATCCGCGCACGCTGATTTACGCCGAGGCCGCCGCCGGTTCGTTCGCGCCGCCGCCGCACTGGCGCCGCGTTCGCCGCTCGCGCGCGCACGATGTGGAGTATTTTCTGCTGACGGCGGCGGGCGCGGCGGCGGCGTTGGAGTAGAATACGGCGCATGAGTCTGATTGCGGTTTATCCGGGCACATTCGACCCGATCACCAACGGCCACACCGACCTCGTGCGCCGCGCGCAGCCGCTGTTCGACCGGATTGTCGTCGGCGTCGCGGGCGCGCCGGGCAAGACGGCCTTTTTCAGCCGCGCCGAACGCATTGACATGGCAACGCGCGTGCTCGCGCAATACGCCGGCGTCGAGGTGCACGGCTTTGACGGCCTGCTGGTGGACTTTGCGAGGGAGCATTCGGCCAGCGTTATTCTGCGCGGGCTGCGCGCCGTGTCCGACTTTGAATACGAGTTTCAACTGGCCGGCATGAACCGCAAACTGGACGACTCGCTGGAGTCGGTGTTCATGATGCCGTCCGACGAGCACGCTTTCATCTCGTCCGGCCTGGTGCGCGAGATTGCCGAACTCGGCGGCAATGTCTCGGCCTTCGTCGCGCCGGAGGTCGAGGCCGAGATGAAACGCAAAATCGGAGAACGCTGATGTGTGCGGCGGAGGCGGTGGATAGGCGTTGGTTTGCGTTGCTTTTGCCGCCGTTGTTTGTTTGGCGGCGGCGGGCAGGCGCCCGGCCATGAGCGCGTTGGCAACGGCGGTT encodes the following:
- the rsmD gene encoding 16S rRNA (guanine(966)-N(2))-methyltransferase RsmD, whose product is MPRTPPGKVRIIAGDWRGRHLEFADEPHLRPTPDRVRETLFNWLQPAIDGAVCLDLFAGSGALGFEALSRGAAHATLVDADARVCAQIRREAKRFGAHGIEVVHDSAERFIANAGAARGIEAAHDSAEYFSANAGAARACDIVFLDPPFASDLLAETCRLLDGCGGLIHPRTLIYAEAAAGSFAPPPHWRRVRRSRAHDVEYFLLTAAGAAAALE
- the coaD gene encoding pantetheine-phosphate adenylyltransferase encodes the protein MSLIAVYPGTFDPITNGHTDLVRRAQPLFDRIVVGVAGAPGKTAFFSRAERIDMATRVLAQYAGVEVHGFDGLLVDFAREHSASVILRGLRAVSDFEYEFQLAGMNRKLDDSLESVFMMPSDEHAFISSGLVREIAELGGNVSAFVAPEVEAEMKRKIGER